The sequence below is a genomic window from bacterium.
ACATATGCCCTGTCCTCGTATAGAGGAAGCATTGCTGAAGAGCCACGTTGCGGAAATCCACAAGCACGGTTCTGTGAGGGGCATAAAATAACATATAGGAGGTTATAGAAAATGTCTACTCGACAAAGATCTAAAGAATTAGAAAAGGTTATGAAGAAAGGTGATGAAGTTTATCACAAGTTTCAGAAGAAGTGGCTTGAGGAGAAACTAAAGGGTAAATATGCGGCTATTGAACCTGACTCAGAGAAGGCATATATTGGAGAGAACTCTTTGGAGACACTAAAGAAGGCAAAAGAGAATTACCCGGACAAGCTTTTTTACCTTGTAAAAATAGGGTATGAGACGGCAGCGATGCTACGGAGGAAGGGTTTTTGAGAGGATACCTTGATGAGACCCTAACCCCAAGGGTAGAGGTAACCCTATTTGATATTGAGAAAATAGGAAAGGATTTTTCTTGTGTTATTGACACCGGATTTACAGAGGAAATCTACCTACCAGTAAAATTTGCTGAGGAACTCAATCTTGAGATATCAGGGGTAGAACCTATTATGCTTGCTGATGGAAGCATAACAAAAGTGAGTATTGCCCCTATTTTTTTAAGATGGTGCGGCAAGACAAGGGAGGTAATAGCTTTAATTGGAGGGGGTAAGGACATTCTGATTGGAATAAAGTTATTGAGCGATTATGAGCTCAAAATCAATTTTACAAAGGGGGTTGTTGAGCTTTTGTAGCTATGAAACTCGGCATTGACATTGGTTCAATAAGTTTAACGACAGCCCTTTTGGATGAGAATAATAACTCCTTGAGGATTATTACATCAGGCACA
It includes:
- a CDS encoding clan AA aspartic protease; translated protein: MRGYLDETLTPRVEVTLFDIEKIGKDFSCVIDTGFTEEIYLPVKFAEELNLEISGVEPIMLADGSITKVSIAPIFLRWCGKTREVIALIGGGKDILIGIKLLSDYELKINFTKGVVELL